Proteins from a single region of Arctopsyche grandis isolate Sample6627 chromosome 1, ASM5162203v2, whole genome shotgun sequence:
- the LOC143919008 gene encoding uncharacterized protein LOC143919008 encodes MSTNEDSNNQHNLSTDNKVIKKKKKNKEESNGDGVDTSNFTIEERLVAAVWVHERKLERISMSQIKVNFRIRFSKPPPTKNTLYFWEKKIFATGKVADVKRSGRPCKRKSLIPFVEASLKQAPGLSIRSRAQQLSLPTTTLRKILTEDIKFQPAENQSKSNEVETVVNVDACNQTMKPIKEHMPKCNIEQPPTNLSCANLPPPHSYSYAETFGSLPLSAFQHFLAYPNNGHQGPQMMTTHSKMSVDNQNHHVNINVGSHMHTHQQHAHPIIQHNYIPNNQLQDATILTYTPNGEHNIDEKSQSTNISFVTTNFLK; translated from the exons atgtcaACAAATGAGGATTCTAACAATCAACATAATCTTTCGACTGATAATAAAGTTattaagaaaaagaaaaagaataaaGAAGAAAGTAATGGAGATGGTGTGGATACTTCGAATTTTACCATAGAGGAACGTTTAGTCGCAGCCGTTTGGGTGCATGAGAGAAAATTAGAGAGAATATCAATGTCCCAG attaaAGTCAATTTTAGAATAAGATTTAGCAAACCACCACCCACTAAGAATACTTTATATTTTTgggaaaagaaaatatttgctactGGTAAGGTAGCCGATGTTAAAAGATCGGGTCGGCCGTGCAAAAG AAAATCTCTGATCCCATTCGTTGAAGCCTCCCTGAAACAAGCACCAGGATTATCAATCAGAAGTCGAGCACAGCAATTATCCTTACCGACGACAACCCTTAGGAAAATATTAACGGAAGACATTAAGTTTCAACCCGCCGAAAATCAATCTAAATCAA aTGAAGTGGAAACGGTAGTAAACGTAGATGCTTGTAATCAAACCATGAAACCGATTAAAGAACACATGCCGAAATGCAACATTGAACAACCACCGACAAACTTATCTTGCGCTAATTTACCTCCACCACACTCGTACTCGTACGCTGAAACATTTGGATCGTTGCCTTTATCGGCGTTTCAACATTTTCTTGCTTATCCAAACAATGGCCACCAAGGCCCTCAAATGATGACCACTCACTCTAAAATGTCCGTCGACAATCAAAATCACCATGTCAATATCAACGTCGGATCGCACATGCATACACATCAACAACACGCTCATCCCATCATTCAACACAACTACATTCCTAATAATCAGTTACAAGATGCTACAATTCTTACTTACACACCAAACGGAGAACACAATATCGATGAAAAATCTCAGTCAACAAACATTTCCTTTGTAACTACtaattttttaaagtaa
- the LOC143918702 gene encoding uncharacterized protein LOC143918702: MRLRINNHFHQSFQKILRLDKSAFLAYASTNHHHRSGDSRNTIKGGTTQTTPVDPQQQASTHSSRPVNIQLLTSHHYTTRTWKINQPDEPATHCRIQRPSEHSRTTSQQHTAASRDLLNIAECRASDTLPYPETAERHTFAHKYHTFVQP; this comes from the coding sequence atgcgcttacgcatcaacaaccacttccatcaatcattccagaaaattctacgcctcgacaaaagtgcattcctcgcttacgcatcaacaaaccaccaccatcgatcaggtgattccagaaacactataaaaggaggtacaacccaaacaacgccagtcgacccacagcagcaagcgtcgacacacagcagcagaccagtcaacatacagctcctgaccagccaccactacactacgcggacttggaagatcaaccagccggacgagccagcaacacactgccgtatccagagaccttccgaacatagccgaacaacgagccagcaacacactgccgcatccagagaccttctgaacatagctgaatgccgagccagcgacactctaccatatccagagaccgctgaacgacatacttttgcccacaaataccatacctttgtacaaccatag
- the LOC143918982 gene encoding protein cereblon-like isoform X3, with protein MTSNLSMCTDAIIKMYLPGGLTCIRGRSILEAGWEGKVPCWCHHSIVFPGESVPMHCPDLAHYRLGIQFIQSGRLFGLIFPEGELFMSDYGVLCEVTEATEPFEDENEPRRQISFKAQARQRFRLINTKSWRPLLQRNMFISSCDIKILPDVVINEPLQDYRIFSASRQNCNYGLSQKLRKADALVTQWPQFVYDIFNVDRIVNCIKTYFKELSIENLPEDLLALSFWVASNLTISMEERLKLFIVDNASLRLYWELKYLYKNKVLCCSQCSSNICKMEEIFAMSNEGIHTNYCNVGGYVHNIVTVKSTMNIDLQGRPSLEFTWFPGYYWTIAVCSRCFSHIGWKFTAEKKSLRPQSFWGLTRNAVTPKNLT; from the exons atgacaagtaacctttcgatgtgcacggatgcaattattaaaatg tatttacCTGGTGGACTGACGTGCATCAGGGGCCGTTCAATTTTGGAGGCCGGATGGGAGGGTAAAGTTCCTTGTTGGTGTCACCACAGCATTGTCTTTCCCGGAGAATCTGTTCCGATGCATTGTCCAGATTTAGCACACTATAGATTGGGTATTCAGTTCATTCAAAGTGGGAGACTTTTTGGATTAATATTTCCCGA AGGAGAACTATTCATGTCTGACTATGGAGTTCTATGCGAAGTTACTGAAGCTACAGAACCTTTCGAAGACGAAAATGAACCGAGGAGGCAGATATCGTTCAAAGCTCAAGCGAGACAGCGGTTCCGTTTAATAAATACTAAAAGCTGGCGACCATTATTGCAGAGAAATATGTT CATCAGTAGTTGTGATATAAAAATACTACCGGATGTTGTCATAAATGAACCGTTACAAGATTATAGGATTTTTTCGGCATCTAGACAAAATTGTAATTATGG tTTAAGCCAAAAACTTCGCAAGGCTGATGCTTTAGTAACTCAATGGCCACAATTTGTTTATGACATTTTTAATGTTGACCGAATAGTTAATTGCATAAAGACATACTTCAAAGAATTATCCATtg AAAATTTACCAGAAGACTTATTAGCATTATCATTTTGGGTGGCGTCAAATTTAACGATATCTATGGAAGAGcggttaaaattatttatcgtAGACAACGCGTCATTGAGGCTATATTGGGAATTGAAATATCTATATAAA AATAAAGTTTTATGCTGTTCTCAATGCTCATCGAATATTTGCAAAATGgaagaaatttttgcaatgtccaatgaaggcatacatacaaattattgcaatgttg GAGGCTACGTCCATAATATTGTGACTGTAAAAAGTACAATGAACATTGATTTACAAGGAAGACCTTCTCTTGAATTCACTTGGTTTCCCGGTTACTACTGGACAATTGCAGTGTGTTCTCGATGCTTTTCACACATCGGATGGAA ATTCACAGCTGAAAAGAAGTCGTTGAGACCACAGAGCTTTTGGGGATTAACAAGAAATGCGGTCACACCGAAAAACCTCacttaa
- the LOC143918982 gene encoding protein cereblon-like isoform X2 — protein MEMSIVNMENSENSENETNEDVEEFDIDIEEFDRDLPAAHSYLPGGLTCIRGRSILEAGWEGKVPCWCHHSIVFPGESVPMHCPDLAHYRLGIQFIQSGRLFGLIFPEGELFMSDYGVLCEVTEATEPFEDENEPRRQISFKAQARQRFRLINTKSWRPLLQRNMFISSCDIKILPDVVINEPLQDYRIFSASRQNCNYGLSQKLRKADALVTQWPQFVYDIFNVDRIVNCIKTYFKELSIENLPEDLLALSFWVASNLTISMEERLKLFIVDNASLRLYWELKYLYKVILCCSQCSSNICKMEEIFAMSNEGIHTNYCNVGGYVHNIVTVKSTMNIDLQGRPSLEFTWFPGYYWTIAVCSRCFSHIGWKFTAEKKSLRPQSFWGLTRNAVTPKNLT, from the exons ATGGAAATGTCCATTGTAAATATggaaaattcggaaaattcGGAAAACGAAACCAATGAAGACGTTGAAGAATTTGACATAGATATTGAAGAATTTGATAGAGATCTTCCAGCAGCTCATTCG tatttacCTGGTGGACTGACGTGCATCAGGGGCCGTTCAATTTTGGAGGCCGGATGGGAGGGTAAAGTTCCTTGTTGGTGTCACCACAGCATTGTCTTTCCCGGAGAATCTGTTCCGATGCATTGTCCAGATTTAGCACACTATAGATTGGGTATTCAGTTCATTCAAAGTGGGAGACTTTTTGGATTAATATTTCCCGA AGGAGAACTATTCATGTCTGACTATGGAGTTCTATGCGAAGTTACTGAAGCTACAGAACCTTTCGAAGACGAAAATGAACCGAGGAGGCAGATATCGTTCAAAGCTCAAGCGAGACAGCGGTTCCGTTTAATAAATACTAAAAGCTGGCGACCATTATTGCAGAGAAATATGTT CATCAGTAGTTGTGATATAAAAATACTACCGGATGTTGTCATAAATGAACCGTTACAAGATTATAGGATTTTTTCGGCATCTAGACAAAATTGTAATTATGG tTTAAGCCAAAAACTTCGCAAGGCTGATGCTTTAGTAACTCAATGGCCACAATTTGTTTATGACATTTTTAATGTTGACCGAATAGTTAATTGCATAAAGACATACTTCAAAGAATTATCCATtg AAAATTTACCAGAAGACTTATTAGCATTATCATTTTGGGTGGCGTCAAATTTAACGATATCTATGGAAGAGcggttaaaattatttatcgtAGACAACGCGTCATTGAGGCTATATTGGGAATTGAAATATCTATATAAAGTAA TTTTATGCTGTTCTCAATGCTCATCGAATATTTGCAAAATGgaagaaatttttgcaatgtccaatgaaggcatacatacaaattattgcaatgttg GAGGCTACGTCCATAATATTGTGACTGTAAAAAGTACAATGAACATTGATTTACAAGGAAGACCTTCTCTTGAATTCACTTGGTTTCCCGGTTACTACTGGACAATTGCAGTGTGTTCTCGATGCTTTTCACACATCGGATGGAA ATTCACAGCTGAAAAGAAGTCGTTGAGACCACAGAGCTTTTGGGGATTAACAAGAAATGCGGTCACACCGAAAAACCTCacttaa
- the LOC143918982 gene encoding protein cereblon-like isoform X1, with amino-acid sequence MEMSIVNMENSENSENETNEDVEEFDIDIEEFDRDLPAAHSYLPGGLTCIRGRSILEAGWEGKVPCWCHHSIVFPGESVPMHCPDLAHYRLGIQFIQSGRLFGLIFPEGELFMSDYGVLCEVTEATEPFEDENEPRRQISFKAQARQRFRLINTKSWRPLLQRNMFISSCDIKILPDVVINEPLQDYRIFSASRQNCNYGLSQKLRKADALVTQWPQFVYDIFNVDRIVNCIKTYFKELSIENLPEDLLALSFWVASNLTISMEERLKLFIVDNASLRLYWELKYLYKNKVLCCSQCSSNICKMEEIFAMSNEGIHTNYCNVGGYVHNIVTVKSTMNIDLQGRPSLEFTWFPGYYWTIAVCSRCFSHIGWKFTAEKKSLRPQSFWGLTRNAVTPKNLT; translated from the exons ATGGAAATGTCCATTGTAAATATggaaaattcggaaaattcGGAAAACGAAACCAATGAAGACGTTGAAGAATTTGACATAGATATTGAAGAATTTGATAGAGATCTTCCAGCAGCTCATTCG tatttacCTGGTGGACTGACGTGCATCAGGGGCCGTTCAATTTTGGAGGCCGGATGGGAGGGTAAAGTTCCTTGTTGGTGTCACCACAGCATTGTCTTTCCCGGAGAATCTGTTCCGATGCATTGTCCAGATTTAGCACACTATAGATTGGGTATTCAGTTCATTCAAAGTGGGAGACTTTTTGGATTAATATTTCCCGA AGGAGAACTATTCATGTCTGACTATGGAGTTCTATGCGAAGTTACTGAAGCTACAGAACCTTTCGAAGACGAAAATGAACCGAGGAGGCAGATATCGTTCAAAGCTCAAGCGAGACAGCGGTTCCGTTTAATAAATACTAAAAGCTGGCGACCATTATTGCAGAGAAATATGTT CATCAGTAGTTGTGATATAAAAATACTACCGGATGTTGTCATAAATGAACCGTTACAAGATTATAGGATTTTTTCGGCATCTAGACAAAATTGTAATTATGG tTTAAGCCAAAAACTTCGCAAGGCTGATGCTTTAGTAACTCAATGGCCACAATTTGTTTATGACATTTTTAATGTTGACCGAATAGTTAATTGCATAAAGACATACTTCAAAGAATTATCCATtg AAAATTTACCAGAAGACTTATTAGCATTATCATTTTGGGTGGCGTCAAATTTAACGATATCTATGGAAGAGcggttaaaattatttatcgtAGACAACGCGTCATTGAGGCTATATTGGGAATTGAAATATCTATATAAA AATAAAGTTTTATGCTGTTCTCAATGCTCATCGAATATTTGCAAAATGgaagaaatttttgcaatgtccaatgaaggcatacatacaaattattgcaatgttg GAGGCTACGTCCATAATATTGTGACTGTAAAAAGTACAATGAACATTGATTTACAAGGAAGACCTTCTCTTGAATTCACTTGGTTTCCCGGTTACTACTGGACAATTGCAGTGTGTTCTCGATGCTTTTCACACATCGGATGGAA ATTCACAGCTGAAAAGAAGTCGTTGAGACCACAGAGCTTTTGGGGATTAACAAGAAATGCGGTCACACCGAAAAACCTCacttaa